A window of the Nisaea acidiphila genome harbors these coding sequences:
- a CDS encoding (2Fe-2S)-binding protein encodes MTTVSMTVNGKAVSGDVEPRTLLVQFIREQLRLTGTHVGCDTSQCGACVVHVNGNSVKSCTMLAVQADGADVTTIEGLADGDTLHPMQEAFRDNHGLQCGFCTPGMVMSAVDLLQKNPKPSEHEIREWLEGNICRCTGYHNIVKAVQQAAGV; translated from the coding sequence ATGACCACCGTATCCATGACGGTGAACGGGAAAGCTGTCAGCGGAGATGTTGAGCCGCGCACGCTTCTTGTTCAATTTATCCGCGAACAGCTGCGTCTGACCGGCACCCATGTCGGCTGCGACACCAGCCAGTGCGGAGCATGCGTCGTCCATGTGAACGGCAATTCGGTGAAGAGCTGCACCATGCTGGCGGTTCAGGCCGATGGTGCCGACGTTACGACGATCGAGGGACTTGCCGACGGCGACACGCTGCATCCGATGCAGGAAGCCTTCCGGGATAATCACGGCCTGCAGTGCGGTTTCTGCACTCCCGGCATGGTGATGAGCGCGGTAGACCTCTTGCAGAAGAACCCGAAACCGAGCGAGCACGAAATTCGAGAATGGCTCGAAGGCAACATCTGCCGCTGCACGGGTTACCACAATATCGTCAAGGCGGTGCAACAGGCCGCCGGCGTCTAA
- a CDS encoding SRPBCC family protein, with amino-acid sequence MDMSGEYLVPAPRQKVWEALNDPEVLKQCIPGCEEVNRTSDTGFDAKVAAKVGPVKARFAGAVTLSDIDPPNGYTISGEGKGGAAGFAKGGAKVALEDADGGTMLKYEVNAQVGGKLAQIGARLIDSTAKKMANDFFKTFSEVVGEGSEAPAAEASAPVTADHGKDKDMTKDGIPAENEYHGLHWTAALTTVVAIGSLIWFAMTALSF; translated from the coding sequence ATGGACATGAGCGGCGAGTATCTCGTCCCCGCGCCCCGGCAAAAAGTATGGGAGGCGCTGAACGATCCCGAGGTGCTCAAGCAATGCATCCCCGGGTGCGAGGAAGTGAACCGGACTTCTGACACCGGTTTCGACGCGAAAGTCGCGGCCAAGGTCGGACCGGTGAAAGCACGCTTCGCCGGTGCGGTGACCCTCTCGGACATCGACCCGCCGAACGGCTACACGATCAGCGGCGAGGGCAAAGGCGGAGCAGCCGGTTTCGCAAAGGGCGGTGCCAAGGTGGCGCTGGAAGATGCCGACGGCGGCACGATGCTCAAATACGAGGTCAACGCACAGGTCGGCGGCAAGCTCGCCCAGATTGGGGCGCGGCTGATCGACTCGACCGCGAAAAAAATGGCGAACGATTTCTTCAAGACCTTCAGCGAGGTCGTTGGAGAAGGTAGCGAAGCGCCGGCGGCGGAGGCATCCGCCCCGGTTACGGCAGATCATGGGAAGGACAAGGACATGACCAAAGACGGCATCCCGGCGGAAAACGAGTATCACGGCCTGCACTGGACGGCGGCGCTGACGACGGTCGTCGCGATCGGCAGCCTCATCTGGTTCGCCATGACCGCGCTTTCCTTCTAA
- a CDS encoding Na(+)/H(+) antiporter subunit D, whose product MIADLLFPMSPGILLALGGLLVPFIGARVARIYVLALPAVLLAYIFMLPDGSHGAISFLGFELELLRIDNLSRIFATIFMIAAILGNLYAWHEEDPVQRTAAQVYAGSAIAAALAGDMISLFVFWELTAISSVFLIWASGTDSAFRSGMRYLIIQVGSGVILLTGLIVHVNATGSIAFDHLGLDAPGAPLILLAFGIKCAFPLLHNWLQDAYAEATVTGTVVLSAFTTKLAVYTLARGFAGTEMLIWIGAAMTAFPIFYAVIENDLRRVLAYSLNNQLGFMVVGVGIGSELALNGTAAHAFCHILYKALLFMSMGAVLFRTGTCKGSELGGLYKTMPLTMIFCVVGAASISAFPLFSGFVSKSLIMSASGKEGYWFVWGVLLFASAGVFHHSGIKIPYFAFFAHDSGQRPKEAPVNMLLAMGAAAVLCVGIGVWPEPLYALLPYDVDYVPYTTSHVITQLQLLMFSALAFTVLMLTRIYPPELKSTNLDFDWVYRRLLPRQLLALGRAIDTGYVHVTNVGRTVIGAAISLSAEIFAPGGLYGRMVGTGNAVALVAILLLVALVVSYSAV is encoded by the coding sequence ATGATCGCTGATCTCCTCTTCCCCATGAGCCCGGGCATCCTTTTGGCGCTCGGCGGCCTTCTCGTGCCGTTCATCGGCGCTAGGGTGGCGCGGATCTACGTGCTCGCCCTCCCGGCCGTCCTCCTTGCCTACATCTTCATGCTTCCGGACGGATCGCATGGCGCCATCAGCTTCCTGGGTTTCGAACTGGAGCTGCTCCGGATAGACAATCTTTCCCGGATTTTCGCGACGATCTTCATGATCGCGGCGATCCTCGGAAACCTCTACGCCTGGCACGAGGAAGACCCGGTGCAGCGCACCGCGGCTCAGGTGTATGCCGGCAGCGCCATTGCCGCCGCGCTCGCGGGAGACATGATCTCGCTCTTTGTGTTCTGGGAGCTGACGGCGATCTCCTCCGTCTTCCTGATCTGGGCGAGCGGGACCGACAGCGCCTTCCGTTCCGGCATGCGCTATCTGATCATTCAGGTCGGCTCCGGCGTCATCCTCCTGACCGGGCTGATCGTTCACGTGAACGCGACCGGCTCGATCGCTTTCGACCATCTCGGCCTCGATGCGCCCGGCGCGCCGCTGATCCTGCTCGCCTTCGGCATCAAGTGTGCCTTCCCGCTGCTGCATAACTGGCTGCAGGACGCCTATGCCGAAGCGACGGTGACCGGCACGGTCGTGCTCTCCGCCTTTACCACCAAGCTCGCGGTCTACACTCTCGCCCGCGGTTTCGCCGGCACGGAGATGCTGATCTGGATCGGCGCGGCGATGACCGCCTTTCCGATCTTCTATGCCGTCATCGAGAACGACCTCCGGCGTGTGCTGGCCTACAGCCTGAACAACCAGCTCGGCTTCATGGTTGTGGGGGTCGGCATCGGCAGCGAGCTGGCGCTGAACGGCACGGCGGCGCATGCCTTCTGCCATATTCTCTATAAAGCACTGCTCTTCATGTCGATGGGCGCGGTGCTGTTCCGAACCGGGACCTGCAAGGGCTCGGAGCTCGGCGGGCTCTACAAGACCATGCCTCTGACGATGATCTTCTGCGTCGTCGGCGCCGCCTCGATCTCCGCTTTCCCGCTGTTTTCCGGCTTCGTCTCGAAATCACTGATCATGTCGGCGAGCGGCAAGGAGGGATACTGGTTCGTCTGGGGTGTCCTGCTCTTCGCCTCGGCCGGCGTGTTCCACCACTCCGGCATCAAGATTCCCTATTTCGCATTCTTCGCCCATGACAGCGGCCAGCGCCCTAAAGAAGCGCCCGTTAACATGCTGCTCGCGATGGGTGCCGCAGCGGTACTTTGCGTCGGAATCGGCGTCTGGCCGGAACCTCTCTATGCGCTGCTGCCCTACGATGTCGATTATGTCCCTTACACGACGTCGCACGTGATCACACAACTCCAGTTGCTTATGTTCTCCGCACTGGCCTTCACCGTGCTGATGCTCACCCGGATCTACCCGCCGGAGCTGAAATCGACCAATCTCGATTTCGACTGGGTCTATCGGCGCTTGCTTCCGCGTCAGCTCCTCGCGCTCGGCCGCGCGATCGACACCGGTTATGTCCATGTCACCAATGTGGGAAGAACCGTCATTGGTGCAGCCATATCGCTTTCTGCGGAAATTTTCGCGCCCGGCGGGCTCTATGGCCGCATGGTCGGAACCGGAAACGCGGTCGCCCTCGTTGCAATCTTGCTGCTGGTTGCCTTGGTGGTCAGCTATTCGGCCGTTTGA
- a CDS encoding monovalent cation/H+ antiporter subunit D family protein, with protein sequence MSAETAILATLFLPLVGMMLIALTGKSPNLREAVTLVTAVALFAIVLSLLSDVLDGARPSIDLIEVMPGLSLSFEVEPLGMLFACIASGLWIVNSLYSIGYMRGNGEKKQTRFYMCFTVAISSAMGIAFAGNMFTLFVFYEVLTLSTYPLVAHKETEEAKRGARIYLGILIGTSIGLQLAAIIWTWIAAGTLDFTAGGILSGKVDPVLLPFLLALYMFGIGKAALMPFHRWLPSAMVAPTPVSALLHAVAVVKAGVFTVLKVVVYIFGIDFLAETGASNWLIWVASFTLLAASLVAMSKDNLKARLAYSTISQLAYIVLGAALANHYAILGGALHIATHAFGKITLFMCAGAIYVATHKTEISDMQGLGRKMPFTFAAFCIGAFSIIGLPPLAGTWSKWYLALGAAETGMLIVVGVYMVSSLLNIAYLMPIVAKGFFRPAPGLATASAGAAVAPSKSGIQEAPLLCVLPPCLTAFGCFVLFFYADAIIALLRLIVE encoded by the coding sequence ATGAGTGCCGAAACCGCCATCCTCGCCACCCTTTTCCTGCCGCTCGTCGGCATGATGCTGATCGCGCTCACCGGAAAATCGCCAAATCTGCGCGAAGCGGTCACGCTGGTGACGGCCGTGGCACTCTTTGCAATCGTTCTCTCTCTGCTGAGCGACGTGCTCGACGGCGCGCGGCCGAGCATCGATCTGATCGAGGTGATGCCGGGCCTCTCGCTCTCCTTCGAGGTCGAGCCGCTCGGCATGCTGTTCGCCTGCATCGCGTCCGGCCTCTGGATCGTGAACTCGCTCTATTCCATCGGCTACATGCGTGGCAACGGCGAGAAGAAGCAGACCCGCTTCTACATGTGCTTCACCGTCGCGATCTCCAGCGCCATGGGCATCGCCTTCGCGGGCAACATGTTCACGCTCTTCGTGTTCTACGAAGTTCTCACGCTCTCGACCTATCCTCTGGTCGCGCACAAGGAGACCGAGGAGGCGAAGCGGGGCGCGCGGATCTATCTCGGGATCCTGATCGGGACCTCGATCGGCCTGCAGCTGGCCGCCATCATCTGGACCTGGATCGCCGCCGGAACACTGGATTTCACCGCCGGCGGCATCCTTTCCGGCAAGGTCGACCCGGTACTTCTGCCGTTCCTGCTCGCGCTCTACATGTTCGGGATCGGCAAGGCGGCCCTGATGCCGTTCCATCGCTGGCTCCCCTCCGCCATGGTCGCGCCGACCCCGGTCAGCGCCCTGCTCCATGCCGTCGCCGTGGTGAAGGCCGGTGTGTTCACCGTGCTGAAAGTCGTGGTCTATATTTTCGGCATCGACTTCCTCGCCGAGACCGGAGCGTCGAACTGGCTGATCTGGGTCGCCTCGTTCACCCTTCTGGCGGCCTCGCTCGTGGCGATGAGCAAGGACAATCTGAAGGCCCGGCTCGCCTATTCGACGATCAGCCAGCTCGCCTATATCGTGCTCGGCGCGGCGCTCGCGAACCATTACGCGATCCTCGGCGGCGCGCTGCACATTGCCACCCACGCCTTCGGCAAGATTACCCTCTTCATGTGCGCCGGCGCGATCTATGTCGCCACCCACAAGACCGAAATCAGCGACATGCAGGGGCTTGGGCGCAAGATGCCCTTCACCTTCGCGGCCTTCTGCATCGGCGCCTTCTCGATCATCGGCCTGCCGCCGCTCGCCGGAACCTGGAGCAAGTGGTATCTGGCGCTCGGCGCCGCGGAGACCGGCATGCTGATTGTCGTGGGCGTTTACATGGTCAGCTCGTTGCTCAATATCGCCTACCTGATGCCGATCGTTGCAAAAGGCTTCTTCCGACCGGCGCCGGGACTTGCGACCGCCTCGGCCGGCGCCGCGGTTGCTCCGTCCAAGAGCGGCATTCAAGAGGCGCCACTGCTCTGCGTGCTGCCGCCGTGTCTGACCGCTTTCGGTTGTTTCGTCCTGTTCTTCTACGCCGACGCGATCATCGCGTTGCTGCGCCTGATCGTCGAATGA